In a single window of the Allobranchiibius huperziae genome:
- the yidD gene encoding membrane protein insertion efficiency factor YidD translates to MSTLNRWLAAPLVLLVRLYQRWISPLFPPSCRFTPSCSAYAVTALTRFGPFKGSWLTARRLLRCHPWNPGGVDHVPPAKVSGDVHHAA, encoded by the coding sequence ATGAGCACCCTCAACCGCTGGCTGGCCGCGCCGCTCGTCCTGCTGGTGCGGCTCTACCAGCGGTGGATCTCCCCACTCTTCCCGCCGTCGTGCCGGTTCACGCCGTCCTGCTCGGCGTACGCGGTCACCGCCCTCACCCGGTTCGGGCCCTTCAAGGGCAGTTGGCTGACCGCGCGCCGGCTGCTGCGGTGCCATCCGTGGAACCCCGGCGGAGTCGACCACGTTCCACCGGCGAAGGTGTCCGGCGACGTGCACCACGCGGCGTGA
- a CDS encoding ribonuclease P protein component, which translates to MLRGRGAGRSGGDLLVVHAAHVSRPADGSAVPRVGFVVSKAVGNAVVRTRTKRVLRHVIAAELGAVPADVDLVVRANPPLAGAPTPRVREDLRRQLHQALSRLR; encoded by the coding sequence GTGCTCCGCGGTCGCGGAGCGGGGCGCAGCGGGGGTGACCTGCTGGTGGTCCATGCAGCACACGTCTCCCGCCCCGCGGACGGCTCGGCCGTCCCGAGGGTGGGTTTCGTCGTTTCCAAGGCCGTCGGCAACGCCGTGGTCCGCACTCGCACCAAGCGGGTCCTGCGGCACGTCATCGCGGCGGAGCTCGGCGCCGTCCCCGCTGACGTGGATCTCGTCGTACGCGCCAACCCGCCGCTCGCTGGTGCACCCACCCCTCGTGTGCGCGAGGATCTGCGGCGCCAGCTGCATCAGGCGTTGTCGCGGCTGCGATGA
- the rpmH gene encoding 50S ribosomal protein L34 has protein sequence MSKRTFQPNTRRRAKTHGFRLRMRTRAGRSIIASRRRKGRERLSA, from the coding sequence GTGAGCAAGCGCACCTTCCAGCCGAACACCCGTCGACGGGCCAAGACCCACGGCTTCCGCCTGCGGATGCGGACGCGCGCCGGCCGCTCCATCATCGCCTCGCGCCGCCGTAAGGGCCGCGAGCGCCTCTCCGCCTGA
- the dnaA gene encoding chromosomal replication initiator protein DnaA yields the protein MSESDHDLAFVWHSTLMTLEDSGIAQRDRGYLRLARLIGVVGETAVLAVPFEHTKRIVESDLIDSVSAALSEQLSQTVTLAVTVDESLRPPDQSAEAGELFPIDIVEKPAPVEKPPAPPARGPVSTSARGGAATNDPRLNPKYTFDTFVIGAGNRFACAAAQAVAETPARSYNPLFIYGDSGLGKTHLLHAVGHYVRSYYPQMRVLYVNSEEFTNDFINSIRDDNASRFQKRYRDDVDVLLIDDVQFLQGKESTQEEFFHTFNSLHNGEKQIVLTSDQPPKLLSGLEDRMRSRFEWGLTTDVKPPDLETRIAILRKKAIADKMGIPDEVLSLIASRVPSNIRELEGALIRVTAYASVSAQEITMELATHVLKDLMPSANPGQIGVSTIMAKTAAYFDLTVDDLCGSSRSRTLVNARQIAMYLCRELTDLSLPKIGQQFGGRDHTTVMHADRKIRQQMGDRRHLYDQISELTLQIRRAT from the coding sequence GTGAGCGAATCGGACCACGATCTCGCCTTCGTCTGGCACTCCACCCTGATGACGCTGGAGGATTCCGGCATCGCCCAGCGCGACCGGGGCTACCTGCGCCTGGCCCGCCTGATCGGCGTCGTCGGTGAGACCGCCGTACTCGCGGTGCCCTTCGAACACACCAAACGCATCGTCGAGTCGGACCTGATCGACTCGGTGTCCGCGGCGCTCAGCGAGCAGCTGTCCCAGACCGTGACGCTGGCGGTGACCGTCGATGAGTCCCTGCGGCCGCCCGACCAGAGCGCCGAGGCCGGCGAACTCTTCCCGATCGACATCGTGGAGAAGCCCGCGCCGGTGGAGAAGCCGCCGGCACCGCCGGCCCGTGGTCCGGTCTCGACCAGCGCCCGCGGCGGTGCGGCGACCAACGACCCGCGACTGAACCCGAAGTACACCTTCGACACCTTCGTCATCGGTGCCGGCAACAGGTTCGCCTGCGCCGCGGCCCAAGCGGTCGCCGAGACGCCGGCGCGCTCGTACAACCCGCTGTTCATCTACGGCGACTCCGGACTGGGCAAGACCCACCTGCTGCACGCGGTGGGTCACTACGTGCGCAGCTACTACCCTCAGATGCGGGTGCTCTACGTGAACTCCGAGGAGTTCACCAACGACTTCATCAACTCCATCCGCGACGACAACGCCAGCCGCTTCCAGAAGCGCTACCGCGACGACGTCGACGTGCTGCTCATCGACGACGTGCAGTTCCTGCAGGGCAAGGAGAGCACCCAGGAGGAGTTCTTCCACACCTTCAACTCGCTGCACAACGGCGAGAAGCAGATCGTGCTGACCAGTGACCAGCCGCCGAAGCTGCTGAGCGGGCTGGAGGATCGGATGCGGTCCCGGTTCGAGTGGGGCCTCACCACCGATGTGAAGCCGCCGGACCTCGAGACGCGTATCGCGATCCTTCGCAAGAAGGCCATCGCGGACAAGATGGGGATCCCCGACGAGGTGCTGAGCCTGATCGCCAGCAGGGTGCCGAGCAACATCCGCGAGCTCGAGGGCGCGCTGATCCGCGTCACGGCGTACGCGTCGGTGTCGGCCCAGGAGATCACCATGGAGCTGGCGACGCACGTCCTGAAGGACCTGATGCCGAGCGCCAACCCCGGCCAGATCGGGGTCTCCACGATCATGGCCAAGACGGCGGCGTACTTCGACCTCACCGTCGACGATCTGTGCGGCTCGTCCCGCAGTCGCACCCTGGTGAACGCCCGGCAGATCGCCATGTATCTGTGCCGTGAACTGACCGACCTGTCGCTGCCGAAAATTGGTCAACAATTCGGTGGGCGCGATCACACCACGGTGATGCACGCGGACCGTAAGATCCGTCAGCAGATGGGTGACCGGCGTCACCTGTACGACCAGATCAGTGAACTGACCCTTCAGATCCGCCGCGCCACCTGA
- the dnaN gene encoding DNA polymerase III subunit beta — protein sequence MKLQVERDVLAEAVTWAVRGLSTRPPVPVLAGVLLEAAEDSLTLSAFDYEVSAKVTVPAQVDEPGETLVMGRLLSEISRSLPAKPVSLAVDGSKLTVSCGSSRFALQQMPTADYPTLPISPEPSGSVQGDIFTQAVAQVSIAADRGDTLPILTGVRMEIEGDKLSLLATDRYRLALRELTWNPSTADASHVALIPARTLSDTARALGASGTVGIALGHAAGGEGLVGFEAGRRRSTSRLLDGEYPKVTAIFPTSVDTVAVLNTATLTEAVKRVALVAERNAAVRLRFSEGQVGIEAGQGDDAQASEAVECNLQGPELEIAFNPQFLLDGLGAIGTSYARMSFTQPSRPAVLSGQAEADGDADESYRYVLMPVRFAS from the coding sequence GTGAAGCTCCAGGTCGAACGCGATGTGCTTGCCGAAGCGGTCACCTGGGCCGTACGCGGCCTGTCCACCCGCCCGCCCGTACCGGTCCTGGCCGGTGTGCTGCTGGAAGCCGCCGAGGACTCGCTCACGCTGAGCGCCTTCGACTACGAGGTCTCGGCCAAGGTCACCGTCCCCGCTCAGGTCGACGAGCCCGGCGAGACCCTGGTGATGGGCCGGCTGCTGTCGGAGATCTCCCGGTCGCTGCCGGCCAAGCCGGTCTCGCTGGCCGTCGACGGGTCCAAGCTGACGGTCTCCTGCGGGTCCAGCCGGTTCGCGCTGCAGCAGATGCCCACTGCGGACTACCCCACGCTGCCGATCTCTCCGGAGCCCAGCGGTTCGGTGCAGGGCGACATCTTCACCCAGGCGGTCGCGCAGGTCTCCATCGCGGCCGACCGCGGCGACACCCTGCCGATCCTGACCGGTGTCCGGATGGAGATCGAGGGCGACAAGCTGAGCCTGTTGGCCACCGACCGCTACCGGCTGGCCCTGCGCGAGCTCACCTGGAACCCCAGCACCGCGGACGCCTCGCACGTCGCGCTGATCCCCGCGCGCACGCTGTCGGACACCGCTCGCGCCCTCGGCGCGTCCGGCACGGTCGGCATCGCCCTCGGTCACGCGGCAGGCGGTGAGGGCCTCGTGGGGTTCGAGGCCGGTCGACGCCGCAGCACCAGCCGACTGCTGGACGGGGAGTACCCGAAGGTCACCGCCATCTTCCCGACGAGCGTGGACACCGTCGCGGTGCTCAACACCGCCACGCTGACCGAAGCCGTCAAGCGCGTAGCGCTGGTGGCCGAGCGCAACGCCGCCGTACGGCTGCGCTTCAGCGAGGGCCAGGTCGGCATCGAGGCCGGTCAGGGCGACGACGCCCAGGCCAGCGAGGCCGTGGAGTGCAACCTGCAGGGCCCGGAGCTGGAGATCGCCTTCAACCCGCAGTTCCTGCTCGACGGCCTGGGAGCCATCGGCACGTCGTACGCGCGGATGTCCTTCACCCAGCCCAGCCGCCCCGCGGTGCTGTCGGGGCAGGCCGAGGCGGACGGCGACGCTGACGAGAGCTACCGCTACGTGCTGATGCCGGTGCGCTTCGCGAGCTAG
- the gnd gene encoding phosphogluconate dehydrogenase (NAD(+)-dependent, decarboxylating) — MQIGLIGLGKMGGNMRDRIRAAGHEVVGYDTDQKISDAKDLKDLVSKLSAPRVVWVMVPAGKVTDSVINDLSDLLEAGDLIVDGGNSKFTDDERHAQELDRKGIAFVDCGVSGGVWGKEAGYGLMCGGSDKDVERVMPIFDALRPEGPRDEGWVHAGDVGAGHYVKMVHNGIEYGMMQAYAEGYELLAAKEIVKDVPAAFKAWTRGTVVRSWLQELMATALAKDPGFDKISGFVNDSGEGRWTVQEAVEYGVPMPVISASLFARFVSRQDDSPAMQAVAAMRNEFGGHPVTLKGQKGIVTDH; from the coding sequence ATGCAGATCGGCTTGATCGGGCTGGGCAAGATGGGCGGCAACATGCGCGACCGCATCCGTGCCGCAGGTCACGAGGTCGTCGGGTACGACACCGACCAGAAGATCAGTGACGCCAAGGACCTCAAGGATCTGGTCTCCAAGCTCTCGGCGCCACGGGTGGTGTGGGTGATGGTGCCCGCCGGCAAGGTCACCGACTCCGTGATCAACGACCTGTCCGACCTGCTCGAGGCCGGCGACCTCATCGTCGACGGTGGCAACAGCAAGTTCACCGACGACGAGCGGCACGCCCAGGAGCTGGACAGGAAGGGCATCGCCTTCGTCGACTGCGGTGTCTCCGGCGGCGTGTGGGGCAAGGAGGCCGGGTACGGCCTCATGTGCGGTGGCAGCGACAAGGACGTGGAGCGCGTCATGCCGATCTTCGACGCACTGCGCCCCGAGGGCCCACGCGACGAGGGCTGGGTGCACGCCGGCGACGTCGGCGCCGGGCACTACGTGAAGATGGTCCACAACGGCATCGAGTACGGGATGATGCAGGCGTACGCCGAGGGCTACGAGCTGCTCGCGGCCAAGGAGATCGTCAAGGACGTGCCCGCCGCGTTCAAGGCCTGGACCCGCGGGACCGTCGTGCGGTCGTGGCTGCAGGAACTGATGGCGACCGCCCTCGCCAAGGACCCCGGTTTCGACAAGATCTCCGGTTTCGTCAACGACTCCGGTGAGGGTCGGTGGACCGTGCAGGAGGCCGTGGAGTACGGCGTGCCCATGCCGGTCATCTCCGCCTCGCTCTTCGCCCGGTTCGTCTCCCGCCAGGACGACTCCCCCGCGATGCAGGCCGTGGCCGCCATGCGCAACGAGTTCGGCGGGCACCCGGTCACCCTCAAGGGCCAGAAGGGCATCGTCACCGACCACTGA
- the recF gene encoding DNA replication/repair protein RecF (All proteins in this family for which functions are known are DNA-binding proteins that assist the filamentation of RecA onto DNA for the initiation of recombination or recombinational repair.), with amino-acid sequence MYLRRLTLTGFRSYEQLELDFEPGVTTLVGRNGQGKTNLVEAVGYLATLGSHRVATDHPLIRAGDEQAVVRAIVVRDGREQSIEIEINPGRANRARLGRGAAVRPRDILGSLRTVLFAPEDLALVKGDPAGRRRFLDDLLVARQPRWAAARSDYDKILKQRNALLKNARTSRNDAALADSLPVWDTHLAATGANLTYARLRLLRDLAPYVGQAYDQVSDSVSGARIDYQSSLSGLSPAADGEVPGVEEITAALHTGFAEQRSREIERGITLVGPHRDDLELTLGELPAKGYASHGESWSFALALRLAGYQLLRADVATDPVLVLDDVFAELDVGRRTRLATLISDCEQVLITAAVRDDVPPELAGRLYDVRRGAVTVPASGPSAGHEVEFDEAADEAAEEDPSDAAATGAAS; translated from the coding sequence GTGTACCTGCGACGGCTGACTCTGACCGGATTCCGGTCCTACGAGCAGCTCGAGCTCGACTTCGAGCCCGGCGTCACGACGCTGGTCGGGCGCAACGGACAGGGCAAGACCAACCTGGTCGAGGCCGTCGGCTATCTCGCCACCCTCGGATCGCACCGGGTCGCGACAGACCACCCCCTGATCCGCGCCGGGGACGAGCAGGCTGTCGTCCGCGCGATCGTGGTGCGCGACGGGCGTGAGCAGAGCATCGAGATCGAGATCAACCCCGGGCGGGCCAACCGCGCACGCCTGGGTCGAGGGGCTGCCGTCCGTCCGCGCGACATCCTCGGCAGTCTGCGCACCGTGCTCTTCGCGCCGGAGGATCTAGCGCTGGTCAAAGGCGACCCGGCCGGCCGCCGCCGCTTCCTGGACGACCTTCTGGTGGCGCGCCAACCGCGCTGGGCCGCGGCGCGCTCGGACTACGACAAGATCCTCAAGCAGCGCAACGCGTTGCTGAAGAACGCCCGCACGTCCCGGAACGATGCGGCTCTGGCCGATTCGCTGCCGGTGTGGGACACCCACCTGGCCGCCACCGGGGCGAACCTGACCTATGCGCGGCTGCGGCTGTTGCGCGACCTCGCGCCGTACGTCGGGCAGGCCTACGACCAGGTCAGCGACAGCGTGTCAGGGGCCCGGATCGACTACCAGTCCTCGCTGTCCGGGTTGTCGCCCGCGGCCGACGGTGAGGTGCCGGGCGTCGAGGAGATCACCGCCGCGCTGCACACCGGCTTCGCCGAGCAGCGGTCCCGGGAGATCGAGCGTGGCATCACCCTGGTCGGCCCGCACCGCGACGACCTGGAGCTGACGCTGGGCGAGCTGCCCGCCAAGGGGTATGCCAGCCACGGGGAGTCCTGGTCGTTCGCCCTGGCGCTGCGGCTCGCGGGCTACCAGCTCCTGCGCGCCGACGTCGCGACCGATCCGGTGCTGGTGCTGGACGACGTGTTCGCCGAGCTCGACGTGGGTCGGCGCACTCGGCTGGCGACCCTGATCTCGGACTGCGAACAGGTGCTCATCACGGCCGCCGTTCGTGACGACGTACCACCGGAGCTCGCGGGTCGGCTCTACGACGTACGCCGGGGCGCGGTGACAGTGCCCGCATCCGGCCCGTCGGCTGGGCACGAGGTCGAGTTCGACGAGGCCGCTGACGAGGCCGCTGAGGAAGATCCGTCCGACGCCGCGGCCACGGGGGCCGCATCGTGA
- a CDS encoding DUF721 domain-containing protein codes for MRGEEEQGPPSVRAEEAEGAEGAEGAEESLSTDRFAAAREALARARMSASERGFRPGARIPKRRPRAGDIGQGRGRDDGRDPSLLGNQFDKLLSERGWQLDVAAGAVMGRWREIVGDDVAAHSEPVAYTDGVLTVRADSTAWATQLRLLASTLLGKMEEVVGTDVVTELRVTGPGSPSWSHGRRSAPGRGPRDTYG; via the coding sequence GTGAGGGGCGAGGAGGAGCAGGGGCCGCCGTCCGTCCGGGCCGAGGAGGCCGAGGGAGCCGAGGGAGCCGAGGGAGCCGAGGAATCACTGTCTACCGACCGCTTCGCTGCGGCCCGCGAGGCACTCGCACGGGCTCGAATGAGCGCTTCCGAGAGGGGTTTTCGCCCCGGAGCGCGGATACCCAAGCGTCGACCGCGCGCGGGTGACATCGGTCAGGGCCGCGGCCGCGACGACGGGCGGGACCCGTCCCTGCTGGGGAACCAGTTCGACAAGCTGCTCTCCGAGCGCGGCTGGCAGCTCGACGTCGCGGCCGGTGCCGTGATGGGCCGCTGGCGGGAGATCGTCGGTGACGACGTGGCGGCGCACAGCGAACCCGTGGCGTACACCGACGGCGTGCTCACCGTGCGTGCCGATTCCACGGCCTGGGCCACCCAGCTGCGACTGCTCGCCTCGACGCTGCTGGGCAAGATGGAAGAGGTGGTGGGCACCGACGTCGTGACCGAGTTGCGGGTCACCGGACCCGGCTCGCCGTCGTGGTCCCACGGCCGCCGCAGCGCCCCGGGACGAGGGCCGCGCGACACCTACGGTTGA
- the gyrB gene encoding DNA topoisomerase (ATP-hydrolyzing) subunit B, which translates to MTPKPAKPPVADEPAYDADSIQVLEGLEAVRKRPGMYIGSTGERGLHHLVTEIVDNAVDEALAGHNDRVDVTLLADGGVRVIDQGRGIPVGIHPTEGVSTVQVVLTQLHAGGKFGGGGYKVSGGLHGVGSSVVNALSTRLIAEVRQAGRRWVMEFENGVPLAPLEDVGPTDTPDDHGTTITFWANADIFETVDYTFDTLRARFQQMAFLNKGLTLTLTDERPGHAQDDDDAARDEAAAEGSEAPTGAPERVEYRYDNGLLDYVAYLNSSKKNEPVHEQIIWFEHEDPDRLLSVEVAMQWTAAYAESVHTYANAINTHEGGTHEEGFRAAMTSLINTFAREQKLLKEKDDNLTGDDIREGLTAVVSVKLGEPQFEGQTKTKLGNSEVKGFVQTAVREELQHWLAQHPNEGKMIVRKSVQAAAARLAARKAREATRRKGLLESGGLPGKLRDCQSKDPTISEVFIVEGDSAGGSATQGRNPHNQAILPIRGKILNVEKARIDKVLANNEVQALISAFGTGIAEDFDITKARYHKIVLMADADVDGMHIRTLLLTLLFRFMRPLVEAGFVYLAQPPLYRIKWSNHEHEFAYSDRERDGLIAQGQSQGWRLPKDAPTQRYKGLGEMNDHELWDTTMDPDHRTLLQVTLDDAAAADEIFAVLMGEDVESRRGFIQRNARDVRFLDI; encoded by the coding sequence GTGACCCCGAAGCCCGCGAAACCCCCTGTCGCTGACGAACCGGCGTACGACGCGGACTCGATCCAGGTGCTCGAGGGCCTGGAGGCGGTGCGCAAGCGACCCGGCATGTACATCGGCTCGACCGGTGAGCGCGGTCTGCACCACCTGGTCACCGAGATCGTGGACAACGCGGTCGACGAGGCGCTGGCCGGGCACAACGACCGGGTCGACGTCACCCTGCTCGCCGACGGCGGCGTGCGGGTCATCGACCAGGGCCGCGGCATCCCCGTCGGGATCCACCCGACGGAGGGCGTCTCCACCGTCCAGGTCGTGCTGACCCAACTACACGCCGGCGGGAAGTTCGGCGGTGGCGGCTACAAGGTCTCCGGTGGCCTGCACGGAGTCGGCTCCTCGGTCGTCAACGCCCTGTCCACCCGGCTCATCGCCGAGGTGCGTCAGGCCGGCCGCCGCTGGGTGATGGAGTTCGAGAACGGCGTGCCGCTGGCTCCGCTGGAGGACGTCGGCCCCACCGACACCCCGGACGACCACGGCACGACGATCACCTTCTGGGCGAACGCCGACATCTTCGAGACCGTCGACTACACCTTCGACACGCTGCGTGCGCGCTTCCAGCAGATGGCCTTCCTGAACAAGGGCCTGACGCTGACGTTGACCGACGAGCGCCCCGGGCATGCTCAGGACGACGACGACGCCGCGAGGGACGAGGCCGCCGCGGAGGGCAGCGAGGCACCCACCGGGGCGCCCGAGCGCGTGGAGTACCGCTACGACAACGGGCTGCTCGACTACGTCGCCTACCTGAACTCCTCCAAGAAGAACGAACCCGTGCACGAGCAGATCATCTGGTTCGAGCACGAGGACCCCGACCGGTTGCTGTCGGTCGAGGTGGCGATGCAGTGGACCGCGGCGTACGCCGAGTCGGTGCACACCTACGCGAACGCGATCAACACCCACGAGGGCGGCACCCACGAAGAGGGCTTCCGCGCGGCGATGACGAGCCTGATCAACACCTTCGCGCGCGAACAGAAGCTGCTGAAGGAGAAGGACGACAACCTCACCGGCGACGACATCCGCGAGGGCCTGACCGCCGTCGTGTCGGTCAAGCTGGGCGAGCCGCAGTTCGAGGGTCAGACCAAGACCAAGCTCGGCAACTCCGAGGTCAAGGGCTTCGTGCAGACCGCGGTCCGCGAGGAGCTGCAGCACTGGCTGGCGCAGCACCCCAACGAGGGCAAGATGATCGTCCGCAAGTCGGTGCAGGCGGCAGCGGCGCGGCTGGCGGCCCGCAAGGCGCGTGAGGCGACCCGACGCAAGGGCCTGCTGGAGTCCGGCGGTCTGCCCGGCAAGCTGCGGGACTGCCAGTCCAAGGACCCCACGATCAGCGAGGTCTTCATCGTCGAGGGCGACTCGGCGGGCGGCTCGGCCACCCAGGGCCGCAACCCGCACAACCAGGCCATCCTGCCGATCCGCGGCAAGATCCTGAACGTCGAGAAGGCCCGCATCGACAAGGTGCTCGCCAACAACGAGGTCCAGGCGCTGATCTCCGCGTTCGGCACCGGCATCGCCGAGGACTTCGACATCACCAAGGCGCGCTACCACAAGATCGTGCTGATGGCCGATGCCGACGTCGACGGCATGCACATCCGTACGTTGCTGCTGACGCTGCTCTTCCGCTTCATGCGGCCGCTGGTCGAGGCCGGCTTCGTCTACCTGGCGCAGCCGCCGCTCTACCGGATCAAGTGGAGCAACCACGAGCACGAGTTCGCCTACTCCGACCGGGAGCGCGACGGTCTGATCGCGCAGGGTCAGAGCCAGGGCTGGCGACTGCCGAAGGACGCGCCGACCCAGCGCTACAAGGGGCTGGGCGAGATGAACGACCACGAGTTGTGGGACACCACCATGGACCCCGACCACCGCACGCTGCTGCAGGTCACGCTCGACGACGCTGCCGCCGCCGACGAGATCTTCGCGGTGCTGATGGGCGAGGACGTGGAGTCGCGGCGCGGGTTCATCCAGAGGAACGCGCGCGACGTGCGGTTCCTTGATATCTGA